Proteins encoded in a region of the Streptomyces akebiae genome:
- a CDS encoding DUF3344 domain-containing protein yields MRNSLALLLRRTTVGALALAGMWAPTGALAVAPVTSSTQEAGRIPFVQRYHALQHGGIVRAANVSITCRAPRATHRFLPSTTRSCPATRRDGTGVNGDFDMTYVDVDKDPNTYNSSRAEVRVPEGSRVSYARLYWGGNLRVGEQKPPKDNGRVLIAEQGGEYKEVLADTVVGHRVAHGADAFQASADVTRLVRRSGPGLYTVAQVNVAMGRSTAGAWGGWTLVVAYENPKQPLRRLALWDGFDALKSGAAQEIRLRGTRFPANASGRAGLVTYDGDHGMTGDTLTLTTTRTSSAPRPHRTVVTPLTNPANPRDDVLNSTISEPGTSEPQRVPTYTRTLGYDSDVFDLGAGLRHGGDQLAFRVASQRDVIWTGVLFVAVDAQR; encoded by the coding sequence ATGCGTAATTCCCTCGCCCTCCTGCTGCGCCGTACAACGGTGGGCGCCCTCGCCCTCGCCGGGATGTGGGCTCCCACCGGTGCCCTGGCGGTCGCGCCTGTCACATCGTCGACGCAGGAGGCGGGCCGTATCCCCTTCGTCCAGCGGTACCACGCGCTCCAGCACGGCGGGATCGTCCGCGCGGCCAACGTCTCCATCACCTGCCGTGCGCCACGGGCGACCCACCGGTTCCTGCCGTCCACGACGCGTTCCTGCCCAGCCACTCGGCGGGACGGGACCGGGGTGAACGGCGACTTCGACATGACGTACGTCGATGTCGACAAGGACCCGAACACCTACAACTCCTCCCGAGCGGAGGTCCGTGTGCCCGAGGGCTCACGGGTCAGCTACGCCCGGCTGTACTGGGGCGGCAACCTGCGCGTCGGCGAGCAGAAGCCGCCCAAGGACAACGGCCGGGTGCTGATCGCCGAACAGGGCGGGGAGTACAAGGAGGTCCTCGCGGACACGGTCGTAGGCCATCGGGTGGCGCACGGCGCGGATGCCTTCCAGGCCTCGGCGGACGTCACGAGGCTGGTCCGGAGGAGCGGACCGGGCCTGTACACCGTGGCACAGGTCAATGTGGCGATGGGACGGTCGACGGCCGGCGCGTGGGGTGGCTGGACGCTTGTGGTGGCGTACGAGAACCCGAAGCAGCCGTTGCGGCGCCTCGCACTCTGGGACGGCTTCGACGCGCTGAAGTCCGGTGCGGCGCAGGAGATCCGACTGCGCGGAACGCGTTTCCCCGCGAACGCGAGCGGCCGGGCAGGCCTGGTGACGTACGACGGCGACCATGGCATGACCGGCGACACTCTCACCCTCACGACCACCCGCACTTCCTCCGCCCCTCGGCCGCACCGCACCGTGGTCACCCCCCTGACCAACCCCGCCAATCCCCGTGACGACGTCCTGAACTCCACGATCAGCGAACCGGGAACATCCGAGCCGCAGCGGGTGCCGACGTACACCCGCACTCTCGGCTATGACTCCGATGTGTTCGATCTCGGCGCGGGCCTGCGCCACGGCGGCGACCAACTGGCCTTCCGAGTCGCTTCCCAGCGGGACGTGATCTGGACCGGCGTGCTCTTCGTCGCCGTCGACGCCCAACGGTAA
- a CDS encoding tyrosinase family protein, which translates to MVYARRDVSTLTASERRRFVSALIEVKRRGEYDDFVRTHIQYFLPDGENGRRTAHMAPSFLPWHRKFLLDLEQALRRVDESVTVPYWDWTRDRAPTAVPWTEDLLGGTGRRTDRQVMTGPFAFRHGQWIIKEGITDAEYLMRDLGRSRDPIALPTAGDVEEALADPVYDTAPWNSTSVKGFRNKLEGWGPGQGAVSWRNHNLVHRWVGGHMVSGASVNDPVFWMHHAFVDLVWSRWQQRHRNTRYLPEKPPDPGGAQSGRVVARHERMPPWDVTPAELEDHSSVYRYA; encoded by the coding sequence ATGGTGTACGCGCGTAGGGACGTCAGCACGCTCACCGCTTCCGAGCGGCGCAGGTTCGTCTCCGCACTGATCGAGGTCAAACGCCGAGGTGAGTACGACGACTTCGTCCGCACGCACATCCAGTACTTCCTCCCCGACGGCGAGAACGGCCGGCGCACGGCCCACATGGCGCCCTCGTTCCTGCCCTGGCACCGCAAGTTCCTGCTGGATCTGGAGCAGGCGCTGCGCCGCGTGGACGAGTCGGTGACCGTGCCGTACTGGGACTGGACGCGCGACCGCGCCCCGACGGCCGTGCCGTGGACCGAGGACTTACTCGGCGGCACCGGGCGACGCACCGACCGGCAGGTCATGACCGGCCCCTTCGCCTTCCGCCATGGCCAGTGGATCATCAAGGAGGGCATCACCGACGCCGAGTACCTCATGCGGGACCTGGGCCGCTCCCGGGATCCGATCGCTCTGCCCACGGCCGGGGACGTGGAAGAAGCCCTCGCGGACCCGGTCTACGACACGGCCCCCTGGAATTCCACGTCCGTCAAAGGGTTCCGCAACAAGCTGGAGGGGTGGGGGCCGGGGCAGGGCGCTGTGTCCTGGCGCAACCACAACCTGGTCCACCGATGGGTCGGCGGCCACATGGTGAGCGGCGCCTCCGTGAACGACCCGGTCTTCTGGATGCACCACGCCTTCGTCGACCTGGTGTGGTCCCGCTGGCAGCAGCGGCACCGGAACACCCGCTACCTCCCCGAGAAGCCGCCCGACCCCGGGGGCGCCCAGAGCGGCCGGGTGGTCGCGCGGCACGAGAGGATGCCCCCGTGGGATGTGACCCCGGCGGAACTGGAGGATCACAGTTCCGTCTATCGGTACGCGTAG
- a CDS encoding tyrosinase cofactor — MTVPSFAVDPTGPTGRRRVLRGVFASATGVALAPYLVASEAAGPERAWFHETYRGRRIVGIADDAGPRGENELSGVWHVTVDGRPLHLMRRVDGSWMTMVDHYQSYPSPLAAARAAVDELGPNVRLGASGGTGSRRDDSEAPDSGEGTERGHRHGVRA, encoded by the coding sequence ATGACTGTTCCGTCATTCGCCGTCGATCCCACAGGGCCCACCGGACGGAGGCGGGTGCTGAGGGGGGTGTTCGCGTCGGCGACAGGGGTGGCGCTCGCACCGTACCTGGTGGCATCGGAGGCGGCCGGGCCGGAGAGGGCGTGGTTCCACGAGACGTATCGCGGTCGGCGCATCGTCGGCATCGCGGACGACGCCGGGCCGCGAGGGGAGAACGAACTCTCCGGCGTGTGGCACGTCACTGTGGACGGGCGGCCGTTGCATCTCATGCGTCGCGTCGACGGCAGTTGGATGACCATGGTCGACCACTATCAGTCGTATCCGTCCCCGCTCGCCGCGGCGCGCGCGGCTGTGGACGAACTCGGACCCAACGTGCGGTTGGGGGCGTCGGGTGGAACCGGCAGTCGCAGGGACGACAGCGAGGCGCCGGACAGCGGCGAGGGGACCGAGAGGGGTCACCGCCATGGTGTACGCGCGTAG
- a CDS encoding GmrSD restriction endonuclease domain-containing protein produces the protein MTSAYESDPIFETVPRQLSNLVTRIRGREIALPDFQRDFVWDATKTEELIRSIISKFPVGTLLFWKQGAEPLFASREFEGAPELGDKSPAELVLDGQQRLTALYQALTGTGDERFYLKVDEFVSVERDDVLEFHEVNFDKAIVSVPVATTKAQEKKNSSLIGVSHFPIAEVVTFDDWLDEYVDELSSRDNQISTKAVKSLYRRMRDKYIVPLRSYGLPVLTLPETTPIEAVCTIFETLNRTGKPLGPFELLTARYYPQNVNLREYWDEARDNYKALVDFSIDPYNILQAVCLRAHKSAQRSDVLKKLTAENIKEHWTPIVKGIAGVLDMLQSDCGVVSPKWLPYGMLLIPMAATWPEIQDLKPLDRAKAFERLQRFFWCSVFTTNYDQGANSQVGADYALLKKWAVTGEGPAPEAVHELPLNASTIRSASIRRKALYAGLMCLLVKSRAEDFHTGQALTVHRVNETGVQIDSHHIFPKAWLKKKETKESSELLLNRSLIDAETNRIIRDRAPSEYLQDMAKSYGEDKLRSVLSSHAISSGPGTGISRDDYGAFLNERLATVLELLERATGRTLLEEEVTEEDS, from the coding sequence ATGACCAGTGCTTACGAGTCAGACCCCATCTTCGAGACGGTGCCGAGGCAACTCTCGAACCTCGTAACTCGCATCCGTGGCCGTGAGATTGCACTTCCCGACTTCCAAAGAGACTTTGTATGGGACGCGACTAAGACGGAAGAGCTAATCCGATCAATTATCTCCAAGTTCCCTGTCGGAACACTACTCTTCTGGAAACAAGGGGCCGAACCACTCTTCGCAAGCAGGGAGTTCGAGGGGGCTCCCGAACTCGGTGACAAGAGTCCAGCTGAGCTAGTTCTCGACGGTCAACAGCGGCTCACCGCGTTGTACCAGGCACTGACCGGAACAGGTGATGAGCGCTTCTACCTGAAGGTCGACGAGTTCGTCAGTGTAGAAAGGGACGATGTTCTCGAATTCCACGAAGTGAACTTCGATAAAGCCATCGTCTCAGTTCCCGTAGCAACCACCAAGGCGCAGGAAAAGAAGAATAGCAGCCTGATCGGCGTCTCACATTTCCCGATTGCAGAGGTGGTCACGTTCGACGATTGGCTCGACGAGTATGTGGATGAACTCAGCAGTCGCGACAATCAAATCTCGACCAAAGCAGTCAAGTCCCTATACAGGAGGATGCGAGACAAGTACATCGTCCCACTCAGGTCTTACGGGCTCCCAGTACTAACTCTTCCCGAGACCACGCCAATTGAAGCCGTCTGCACTATTTTTGAAACGCTCAACCGTACGGGTAAGCCATTGGGGCCATTCGAGCTCCTCACCGCCAGATACTATCCGCAGAATGTAAATCTGCGCGAGTATTGGGATGAGGCACGGGATAACTACAAGGCTCTAGTCGACTTCAGTATTGACCCCTACAACATACTCCAAGCGGTCTGCCTCAGAGCCCACAAATCGGCACAGCGGTCAGATGTACTAAAAAAACTGACCGCGGAAAACATCAAGGAGCATTGGACCCCAATAGTCAAGGGAATCGCCGGAGTCCTCGACATGCTCCAGTCCGACTGTGGAGTCGTCTCACCTAAGTGGTTGCCATACGGCATGCTCCTCATCCCGATGGCAGCCACTTGGCCAGAGATTCAGGACCTCAAGCCTCTGGATCGGGCAAAAGCCTTCGAGAGACTGCAACGGTTCTTCTGGTGCAGTGTGTTCACCACCAACTACGATCAGGGCGCAAACAGTCAAGTGGGCGCCGACTACGCTCTCCTCAAGAAATGGGCTGTGACCGGAGAAGGGCCTGCTCCGGAAGCAGTCCACGAGTTGCCACTGAACGCTTCGACCATTAGGTCGGCTTCAATCCGCAGAAAGGCCCTCTATGCGGGACTCATGTGCCTTCTCGTGAAGAGCCGAGCCGAGGACTTTCACACCGGGCAGGCACTAACCGTCCATCGCGTAAACGAGACGGGGGTGCAGATCGATTCGCACCACATCTTCCCCAAGGCTTGGCTCAAAAAGAAAGAAACAAAAGAGAGTTCTGAGCTTCTCCTCAATCGCAGCCTGATTGATGCCGAGACTAACCGCATCATCCGCGACAGAGCTCCTAGCGAATATTTGCAAGACATGGCCAAGTCCTATGGTGAAGATAAGCTTCGCTCAGTTCTCTCATCCCATGCAATCAGCAGCGGTCCAGGAACCGGTATTTCTCGCGATGACTATGGGGCATTCTTGAATGAGCGATTGGCCACCGTACTGGAGCTTCTGGAGCGCGCCACTGGGCGAACTCTGCTAGAAGAGGAGGTCACCGAAGAGGACTCTTAG
- a CDS encoding HNH endonuclease, protein MRITELTSAAAVHEALAEYDRRGGPAFRARYGFGPSTQYYLSHAGRLYDAKAIAGVAYGYQYPSDGPLPHDKFYGGEAASSTNPVLRAMGFTVFDSHSETVEAEREWRLTLWENLLARRDSSGLVTADAVRAVGVYGNFRGIWVDKSRTQRIHPDGVTIGLKHTGQHYPDDLDESGVLYHYPVTRQRGRDLGEVNATKAAATLRLPVFVITEHGDRRGVQLAWVEGWEDGSSLFLVKFGDTPPVRVLDHDRSEEQPFQLEGNRRRRRNGTVVTRPDQARFKLEVFQRYGPRCPLTGIAVPQMVEAAHLRGDADGGTSDARNGLPMNAALHRAFDAHLFAINPDTLSAEARPDGPSLESMGIAHPKLTLERLPHPDALRWRYNEWLRCTGREREVSANR, encoded by the coding sequence GTGAGGATCACGGAACTGACCAGTGCCGCAGCTGTACATGAGGCTCTCGCCGAGTACGACAGGCGGGGAGGACCAGCGTTCCGAGCGCGGTATGGGTTCGGACCCTCGACGCAGTACTACCTCAGTCACGCTGGACGGCTCTACGACGCCAAGGCGATTGCGGGCGTTGCATACGGCTATCAATACCCGAGCGATGGTCCCTTGCCGCATGACAAGTTCTATGGCGGCGAGGCCGCTTCTTCCACGAACCCGGTCCTCCGTGCGATGGGGTTCACAGTCTTCGATAGCCACTCTGAGACGGTAGAGGCCGAGCGTGAATGGCGTCTGACTCTGTGGGAGAACCTGCTCGCACGTCGGGACAGCTCCGGGCTCGTCACCGCGGATGCTGTCCGCGCGGTGGGCGTGTACGGCAACTTTCGGGGCATCTGGGTAGACAAGTCTCGCACTCAGAGAATCCACCCCGACGGCGTGACGATTGGGCTCAAGCACACCGGGCAGCACTACCCCGATGACCTGGATGAGAGCGGAGTGCTCTACCACTACCCGGTGACACGGCAACGAGGACGCGACCTCGGCGAAGTCAATGCCACGAAGGCGGCGGCCACCCTCCGGCTCCCCGTGTTTGTGATCACTGAGCATGGCGATCGTCGAGGCGTGCAGCTCGCCTGGGTAGAGGGCTGGGAAGATGGGAGCAGCCTCTTTCTCGTCAAGTTCGGTGATACCCCACCTGTTCGAGTTCTCGATCACGATCGCTCGGAAGAGCAGCCGTTCCAGCTCGAGGGCAACAGGCGGCGCCGGCGTAACGGGACGGTAGTCACACGACCGGACCAGGCGCGGTTCAAGCTCGAAGTGTTCCAGAGATACGGGCCGCGTTGCCCCCTCACGGGGATTGCGGTGCCGCAGATGGTTGAGGCGGCGCACCTCCGAGGTGACGCTGACGGCGGTACCTCGGATGCCCGTAACGGGCTACCCATGAACGCAGCGCTGCACAGGGCATTCGACGCCCACCTCTTCGCCATCAATCCTGACACCCTGAGTGCGGAGGCACGTCCTGATGGGCCGAGCCTGGAAAGCATGGGCATCGCGCATCCGAAGCTCACCCTGGAGCGTCTACCGCACCCAGATGCCCTCAGGTGGCGCTACAACGAGTGGCTGCGCTGCACCGGCCGCGAAAGAGAAGTGTCAGCCAATCGGTAG
- a CDS encoding exopolysaccharide biosynthesis polyprenyl glycosylphosphotransferase, with the protein MTADSTISSSGTEPRNREFSTVSVMPPRGAVPRPPSSADGRRGRSASPMPLLVADGTAALLGALTLIGTQLHPLPSALLLGASLLLRPRHARPSEPGVLDELPAVCRRTAVAWLAFAALVAAYRPDDALSTRTLLLGFTVQAATSCALRGTVHARRRAALARDPRTALVIGPAATAQRVAAAVLRHPWCGVRPVGIVAERQNDAGGLPVLATGHEVERAVVQNGVQAVLAVHPSVRTQQQPLLSALAERGCVVWELDADSPSYATKDRLAGFSCRRLERASTPRGSAGKRALDILVSTLLLLLVSPLLLVCAVTLRISDGPGVLFRQERIGKDGKPFTLLKFRTHRPLDEHEAATRWSVANEHEMRGFCRMLRRTSLDELPQLWNVLRGDMSLVGPRPERPYFVAEFSESHPGYAARHRVRTGITGLAQIHGLRGDTSIEDRFRFDNVYIDNWSLWQDVSILLRTVGTLMRPTGS; encoded by the coding sequence GTGACCGCGGATAGCACCATCTCCTCCTCCGGCACAGAGCCACGGAATCGCGAATTCTCAACCGTCTCGGTCATGCCGCCGCGCGGTGCCGTCCCGAGACCTCCGTCCTCCGCCGACGGGCGGCGAGGGCGGTCGGCCTCGCCGATGCCCCTGCTCGTCGCGGACGGCACGGCAGCCCTGCTGGGTGCCCTGACACTGATCGGAACTCAACTCCATCCGCTCCCGTCTGCCTTGCTGCTGGGAGCGTCGCTGCTGCTGCGCCCGCGGCACGCGCGCCCGTCGGAGCCGGGTGTCCTCGACGAGTTGCCCGCCGTCTGCCGCCGTACAGCGGTGGCCTGGCTGGCGTTCGCCGCACTGGTGGCGGCGTACCGGCCGGACGACGCGCTGTCCACGCGCACCCTTCTGCTGGGGTTCACCGTGCAGGCCGCGACGAGCTGCGCGCTACGCGGCACCGTGCACGCGAGACGACGAGCGGCGCTGGCGCGCGACCCTCGCACCGCGCTCGTCATCGGGCCGGCCGCTACCGCGCAGCGGGTGGCCGCCGCCGTGTTGCGGCACCCATGGTGCGGGGTACGGCCGGTGGGGATCGTGGCCGAACGGCAGAACGACGCCGGGGGCCTGCCCGTTCTGGCAACCGGTCACGAGGTCGAGAGAGCGGTCGTGCAGAACGGCGTACAAGCAGTGCTGGCCGTCCACCCCTCCGTACGGACCCAACAGCAACCGCTGCTCAGTGCGCTGGCCGAGCGGGGCTGCGTGGTCTGGGAGCTGGACGCGGACTCTCCGTCGTACGCGACGAAGGACCGACTGGCCGGGTTCTCCTGCCGACGTCTGGAAAGAGCTTCGACGCCGCGCGGCAGCGCGGGCAAGCGGGCGCTCGACATCCTCGTGTCGACGCTGCTGCTGCTGCTGGTCAGTCCCCTGTTGCTGGTGTGCGCGGTGACCCTGCGGATCAGCGACGGGCCGGGAGTGCTGTTCCGCCAGGAGCGCATCGGCAAGGACGGAAAACCGTTCACGCTGCTGAAGTTCCGCACCCACCGTCCCCTCGACGAACACGAGGCGGCGACCCGCTGGAGCGTGGCGAACGAACACGAGATGCGCGGGTTCTGCCGCATGCTGCGGCGCACCTCGCTCGACGAGCTCCCCCAGCTGTGGAACGTGCTGCGGGGCGACATGAGTCTGGTCGGACCTCGGCCCGAGCGCCCCTACTTCGTCGCAGAGTTCAGCGAGTCCCACCCCGGCTACGCGGCTCGCCACCGTGTGCGGACCGGCATCACCGGCCTCGCCCAGATCCATGGACTGCGCGGCGACACGTCCATCGAGGACCGCTTCCGGTTCGACAACGTCTACATCGACAACTGGTCGCTGTGGCAGGACGTGAGCATTCTGTTGCGCACCGTGGGCACGCTCATGCGTCCGACGGGAAGCTGA
- a CDS encoding glycosyltransferase: MHTSSTGPLARVLHLTQPVDGGVARVVTDLVQAQLTAGLAVTVACPDSALSTGLLQLGADVRHWPAKRSPGPSLVWEVRHLARVIDEVRPHLVHAHSAKAGLAGRLAVRGRIPTVFQPHAWSFEATGGAVSILARAWERWGVRWASQVVCVSEAERMTGARARIDGRWSVIPNGVDVQRFRPGPVGPVRAGLTPLGEVDPAAPLVVCVGRLCRQKGQAVLLTAWSSVARRVPGARLVLVGDGPDRERLRARAPKSVLFVGGVADVVPWYRAADLVVLPSRWEGMALAPLEAMACGRPVVATDVGGARESLPPSLAARLLVPPENPALLAEAVTELLLDPPLRASLGRQGLQYVLSSHDVRHSTEAVADVYRHLIGVPAPCVARTEHRESIQS, encoded by the coding sequence ATGCACACGTCATCAACCGGCCCTCTGGCGCGAGTCCTTCACCTCACCCAGCCCGTGGACGGCGGGGTCGCCCGCGTCGTGACGGACTTGGTGCAGGCCCAGCTCACGGCCGGGCTGGCCGTCACAGTGGCCTGTCCCGACAGCGCGCTCAGCACAGGGCTCCTTCAACTGGGCGCGGACGTACGGCACTGGCCCGCGAAGCGGTCACCGGGGCCGTCACTCGTTTGGGAGGTACGACATCTCGCACGCGTGATCGATGAAGTACGCCCGCATCTGGTGCACGCACACAGCGCGAAGGCCGGGCTCGCCGGGCGGCTCGCCGTCCGGGGGAGAATCCCCACCGTGTTCCAGCCGCATGCCTGGTCTTTCGAGGCCACCGGCGGGGCCGTCTCGATCCTCGCGCGGGCGTGGGAACGGTGGGGGGTGCGCTGGGCCTCCCAGGTGGTGTGCGTGAGCGAGGCGGAACGCATGACCGGCGCGCGCGCCAGGATCGACGGGCGCTGGAGCGTCATCCCCAACGGCGTCGACGTGCAACGCTTCCGCCCCGGCCCCGTCGGTCCCGTAAGAGCTGGACTGACGCCGTTGGGCGAGGTCGATCCCGCCGCGCCGCTCGTCGTCTGTGTGGGGCGGTTGTGCCGACAGAAGGGCCAGGCCGTCCTGCTGACGGCATGGAGCAGCGTCGCCCGCAGGGTGCCCGGCGCGCGTCTAGTCCTGGTCGGCGACGGTCCGGACCGCGAGCGGCTCCGGGCGCGCGCGCCGAAATCCGTGCTGTTCGTGGGTGGTGTCGCCGACGTCGTCCCCTGGTACCGGGCCGCAGACCTCGTCGTCCTGCCGTCGCGTTGGGAGGGCATGGCGCTGGCCCCACTGGAGGCGATGGCCTGCGGTCGGCCGGTTGTCGCCACCGATGTCGGCGGTGCCCGCGAGAGCCTGCCGCCCTCACTCGCCGCCCGTCTGCTGGTCCCGCCCGAAAACCCGGCGCTGCTGGCCGAGGCCGTCACCGAACTACTGCTCGACCCACCGCTGCGCGCCTCGCTCGGCCGCCAGGGGCTCCAGTACGTCCTGTCCTCGCACGACGTGCGGCACTCCACCGAGGCGGTCGCGGACGTCTACCGCCATCTGATCGGCGTGCCCGCACCATGCGTCGCACGCACGGAGCATAGGGAGTCCATCCAGTCGTGA
- a CDS encoding GntR family transcriptional regulator — translation MPEQPPYLRIADELRRRIAERVWEPGDRLPSRAQIGHECGVGENVVRRAQELLISQGVLEGRAGSGTYVAEPRQRVRVVRSSAREDSQESPFRADMRALGKQGDWESRTDAKVPAPADIAARLGIGEGDLCVRTAYEFLADGRPVQLSTSWEPYDLTAGTLVVLPEGGPHAGAGVVNRMAAIGITVSHAVEQPEPRQATAEEASLLGIQKAALVTHIRRTYYSDQGRPVETADIVIPAAHCEIVYEIPINP, via the coding sequence ATGCCTGAGCAGCCGCCCTATCTCCGCATCGCCGACGAGCTACGACGGCGCATCGCCGAGCGGGTCTGGGAACCGGGAGACCGCCTGCCGTCGAGGGCCCAGATCGGCCACGAGTGCGGTGTGGGCGAGAACGTCGTCCGCCGGGCGCAAGAGTTGCTGATCTCACAGGGCGTACTGGAGGGCCGGGCCGGATCCGGCACCTACGTCGCCGAGCCCCGCCAACGCGTCCGTGTCGTACGGTCCTCCGCGCGCGAGGACTCCCAAGAGTCGCCGTTCCGGGCCGACATGAGGGCTCTCGGCAAGCAAGGCGACTGGGAGAGCCGGACCGACGCCAAGGTGCCGGCCCCGGCGGACATCGCCGCGCGGCTCGGTATCGGCGAGGGCGATCTGTGCGTCCGCACCGCGTACGAGTTTCTCGCCGACGGCCGGCCCGTGCAGCTCTCCACGAGCTGGGAACCCTACGACCTCACCGCCGGTACCCTCGTCGTCCTTCCCGAGGGCGGACCTCACGCCGGGGCCGGCGTCGTCAACCGCATGGCCGCGATCGGCATCACGGTCAGCCACGCCGTCGAGCAGCCCGAGCCCCGCCAGGCCACCGCCGAGGAAGCGTCCCTCCTCGGCATCCAGAAGGCCGCCCTCGTCACTCACATCCGACGGACCTACTACAGCGACCAAGGACGGCCCGTGGAGACCGCGGACATCGTCATTCCCGCCGCACACTGCGAGATCGTCTACGAGATCCCCATCAACCCGTAG
- a CDS encoding O-antigen ligase family protein produces MSFALTPLVRRGTVLTPVLPVVAVLALLALPLDPSSEGGPGPADAMSGLLVLFCAVRLVRNRRRPLPRTAAVVLGLPVLGLVVTALGAYSPEAGIAGGGRYLQIFVLVPAAVLLLIRDRGDFRLLAWSFVGLAGWQGAVGVHQYATRTGASFQGEPIRAVGTFGPQDVMGMATVVGLGLVCAFALTLGQATVRERAVALACALALLVPLALSFSRGAWIATAVTCTVQLVLAGLRRALKVAAAVAAAGVVLVGGLGVGTATLQERISSITQVADAPDQSVTDRYTMWAAATDMWREHPLGGVGLKGFPEYRDAYASLTLSSGSDTDGAGVAYRRQPLLSPHSMYLLVLSEQGLLGLMAFTGSWLALLVCALRAMARARVSGPHGLDCGLAACGLLVWQLTNFVYADIGGPSTVLSGVALGLVAWWALAGNGDAQAAPSVPAVGNTRESVARCP; encoded by the coding sequence ATGAGCTTCGCACTGACGCCGCTCGTGCGCCGAGGCACCGTCCTGACGCCGGTCCTTCCCGTGGTGGCCGTGCTCGCCCTGCTGGCGCTGCCGCTCGACCCGAGCAGCGAGGGCGGCCCAGGTCCGGCCGACGCGATGTCCGGACTCCTGGTGCTCTTCTGCGCGGTCCGCCTCGTACGCAACCGACGACGCCCCTTGCCACGTACGGCCGCCGTGGTACTGGGCCTACCGGTCCTCGGGCTGGTCGTCACTGCCTTGGGGGCATACTCGCCCGAGGCCGGGATCGCCGGCGGGGGCCGGTATCTGCAGATCTTCGTACTCGTCCCGGCGGCGGTCCTGCTGTTGATCCGCGACCGGGGTGACTTCCGGCTCCTGGCCTGGTCGTTCGTGGGGCTCGCGGGCTGGCAGGGAGCCGTCGGAGTGCACCAGTACGCGACCCGGACCGGCGCCTCCTTCCAGGGCGAGCCGATCCGGGCCGTCGGCACGTTCGGGCCACAGGACGTGATGGGAATGGCAACGGTGGTCGGCCTCGGCCTCGTGTGCGCGTTCGCCCTCACGCTCGGGCAGGCGACCGTACGAGAACGGGCAGTCGCCCTCGCGTGCGCGCTGGCGCTGCTGGTGCCGCTCGCACTGTCCTTCAGCCGGGGCGCGTGGATCGCAACGGCTGTGACCTGCACGGTGCAACTGGTCCTGGCCGGGCTGCGGCGCGCGCTCAAGGTGGCTGCGGCCGTAGCCGCGGCGGGTGTGGTCCTGGTGGGCGGTCTCGGTGTCGGCACGGCGACGCTGCAGGAGCGGATCAGCAGCATCACGCAGGTCGCCGACGCCCCCGACCAGTCCGTCACCGACCGGTACACAATGTGGGCGGCAGCGACCGACATGTGGCGTGAACACCCGCTGGGCGGGGTCGGTTTGAAGGGCTTCCCCGAGTACCGGGACGCGTACGCCTCGCTGACGCTGTCGTCGGGCAGCGACACCGACGGCGCGGGGGTCGCGTACCGGAGGCAGCCGCTGCTGTCACCGCACAGCATGTATCTGCTGGTGCTCAGCGAACAAGGCCTGCTCGGACTGATGGCGTTCACCGGGAGCTGGCTGGCGCTGCTGGTGTGCGCGCTGCGGGCGATGGCGCGGGCGCGCGTGTCGGGGCCGCACGGCCTCGACTGCGGGCTGGCCGCCTGCGGACTGCTGGTCTGGCAGCTCACCAACTTCGTGTACGCCGACATCGGCGGCCCCTCCACCGTGCTGAGCGGCGTGGCTCTCGGGTTGGTGGCGTGGTGGGCGCTGGCCGGGAACGGCGACGCACAGGCCGCCCCGTCGGTCCCGGCCGTCGGGAACACGCGTGAGAGCGTGGCGCGATGCCCGTGA